A single window of Triplophysa rosa linkage group LG2, Trosa_1v2, whole genome shotgun sequence DNA harbors:
- the mrps31 gene encoding 28S ribosomal protein S31, mitochondrial, with protein sequence MYRRLLINIYQVRNGLIHTQNPRPPFTKCKEGEFSSSSGFFWPKDKASQRLLGTSSIAFSENKDNTTSSSQDKKTEGNESVAEVIKDEQKKTEIQNEGTETSKEAWTSQTEAAKPEESKPHEKTKTGKENLLELLGAMKVEVTTKRKIRPPKIVRTSERPEPKTVESAHSMFQQATAEGSPQREILNPELVAAASAAASTLPNSHQAESELLQQLRKHEAIPDTQKRAEGQNIGDIIADMKVGKRQNGRTSARPTSQIRFDDDGRGYTQDRGITSELDAVRRRKSPFTGKRLNIFAAVEQDAVSDLSPTLWDIELANQIVQSTNQIPRNGFEEMIQWTREGKLWQYPINNEAGLEEEARVPFHEHVFLEKYLDDSFPRQGPVRHFMELVITGLAKNHHLTVKQKQEHIAWFRDYFQQKDSVLKEAEA encoded by the exons ATGTACAGAAgattgttaataaatatttatcagGTCCGAAATGGATTAATTCACACGCAGAATCCACGACCACCTTTCACGAAATGCAAAGAAGGCGAGTTTTCTTCTTCGTCAGGTTTTTTCTG gccCAAGGATAAAGCAAGCCAAAGGCTATTGGGAACCAGTAGTATCGCCTTTAGTGAAAATAAAGACAACACCACATCTTCGTCACAAGACAAGAAAACAGAGGGGAATGAATCTGTTGCAGAGGTTATCAAAGATGAACAGAagaaaactgaaattcaaaatgAGGGCACTGAAACTTCAAAAGAAGCGTGGACATCACAGACTGAAGCAGCTAAACCTGAGGAAAGCAAACCGCATGAGAAGACAAAAACTGGAAAAGAGAATCTTTTAGAGCTGCTTGGAGCCATGAAGGTGGAGGTCACAACCAAACGTAAAATAAGACCCCCCAAAATTGTAAGGACCAGTGAGAGACCGGAGCCCAAGACCGTGGAAAGCGCGCACAGTATGTTTCAGCAGGCCACAGCTGAGGGTTCACCACAGCG TGAGATATTAAACCCAGAACTGGTTGCTGCAGCCTCAGCTGCCGCATCCACGCTGCCCAACAGCCATCAGGCCGAATCAGAGCTCCTTCAGCAACTGAGGAAACATGAAGCCATACCTGACACCCAGAAGAGAGCAGAAGGACAGAACATCGG AGACATAATAGCTGATATGAAAGTAGGAAAGAGGCAAAATGGCAGAACAAGTGCAAGGCCGACTAGTCAGATTCGTTTCGATGATGATGGCAGGGGATATACTCAAGACAGAGGCATTACAAGTGAACTTGATGCAGTGCGTAGAAG GAAGAGTCCTTTTACTGGTAAAAGGCTGAACATCTTTGCTGCTGTGGAACAGGATGCAGTTTCAGATCTGA GCCCCACCCTTTGGGATATTGAGCTAGCCAATCAGATTGTCCAGTCAACAAATCAAATACCTCGGAATGGTTTTGAGGAGATGATCCAATGGACCAGAGAGGGCAAGCTTTGGCAATATCCAATCAACAACGAGGCTG GCCTGGAGGAGGAGGCTCGTGTGCCCTTTCATGAGCATGTGTTCCTGGAGAAGTACCTGGATGACTCATTCCCCCGGCAGGGTCCTGTCAGGCACTTCATGGAGCTTGTGATCACTGGCCTTGCAAAGAATCACCACCTCACAGTTAAGCAGAAACAGGAGCATATCGCATGGTTCAGAGACTACTTCCAGCAGAAAGACAGTGTCCTCAAAGAGGCTGAGGCATAG
- the si:ch211-114c12.2 gene encoding serine/arginine repetitive matrix protein 1 translates to MVRPHSGSPRSKHRPFSDNYNSMNHEGRFGPPSRSPRGFRGPPGKAPPSWRESNSGGRQPYLKRPSYMGERKERHGHWMQHNQDQFHAYPSSQDSHRGRRRPSPPRSSRPPPVQPRQSPHFPPEPPSHRQPLFRGKHMSHPSPSRHFHGPPPERRVPSPHGSFRGPQRRPSPAQEHERSWGPAPRERPFGRPPLGGQNWNGPRGYMHPLSGDSRLSGPPQRKPREFHGRSSNQERWSAERDQRPPHHGGVGREFQRPSMDWAHRGEASPHSRPPYRSPAWKPGPPPSGSSSRFYPPLRPHERPMGRPMKRNIQEFRGPPPPGGLENGPPKRFCRELSVRPLFHRGFRGLTLNDKSRLLKARKFRAESVTRFRLPLPRPRIADRDQKAKTQTAPRHSKDSTGVQPRKVSLKKGLPSTRESSPNMDSKTAKPERDYETKVESRRSVSAHSSSPIDRRLSRDLVVVSHWEAGHKPSTSPKNSAPWRNRAPKNKTESSESDGNLTLNERFTKLHSPGSSSQDQKDRRPSGSSEKSMGKPGSFTRPNFPPVGGVKTGPAPDGIPRKPLMSSIIPRPPFIQKPVFKKSQGIMSKYKNLQTLRHKVPHQRQATSYRRW, encoded by the exons ATGGTGAGACCTCATTCAGGATCGCCTCGTTCCAAACACAG GCCTTTCTCAGACAACTACAACAGCATGAATCATGAGGGGCGATTTGGCCCTCCTTCAAGAAGCCCAAGAGGCTTTAGAGGACCTCCTGGAAAAGCCCCACCCAGCTGGAGAGAGAGCAACAGCGGTGGACGCCAGCCATACCTCAAGAGGCCCTCATACATGGGTGAACGTAAAGAGAGACATGGACATTGGATGCAACATAACCAGGATCAGTTCCATGCCTATCCCAGCTCACAGGATTCACACCGGGGCCGCAGAAGGCCTTCGCCTCCCCGCTCAAGCCGCCCTCCCCCAGTTCAGCCCAGGCAGTCCCCACACTTTCCACCTGAACCACCTAGTCACAGACAACCGCTCTTCCGCGGAAAACACATGAGCCACCCATCTCCATCTCGCCATTTTCATGGACCTCCACCAGAACGGAGGGTTCCATCTCCTCATGGTTCCTTCAGGGGTCCTCAGCGACGCCCAAGTCCTGCTCAAGAGCATGAGAGGAGCTGGGGCCCTGCACCTCGCGAGAGGCCTTTTGGGCGACCACCACTTGGGGGGCAGAACTGGAACGGGCCACGAGGTTACATGCACCCCCTCAGTGGGGATTCTAGGCTCTCTGGCCCACCCCAGAGAAAACCAAGGGAGTTTCACGGAAGGAGTTCAAATCAAGAGAG GTGGTCTGCAGAGAGAGATCAACGTCCACCGCATCATGGAGGAGTTGGAAGAGAGTTTCAACGCCCCAGCATGGATTGGGCACACAGAGGAGAGGCCAGTCCACACTCGCGACCCCCTTACCGATCACCGGCATGGAAGCCAGGTCCGCCGCCATCTGGCTCGTCTTCCAGATTCTATCCTCCTCTGCGACCCCATGAAAGGCCCATGGGACGCCCAATGAAGAGGAATATTCAAGAGTTCAGAGGGCCGCCTCCACCAGGTGGTTTGGAGAATGGACCACCGAAGCGCTTCTGCAGAGAGCTGTCAGTGAGACCTCTATTTCACAGGGGCTTCAGAGGTTTGACCCTTAACGATAAGAGTCGACTGCTAAAGGCACGGAAGTTCAGGGCTGAGTCTGTGACCAGGTTCAGGCTGCCCTTGCCGAGGCCAAGAATCGCAGACAGAGACCAGAAAGCCAAGACTCAGACAGCACCACGGCATAGCAAAGATTCCACAGGAGTTCAACCGCGCAAGGTGTCCTTGAAGAAAGGTTTACCGTCAACCAGAGAGTCATCGCCCAACATGGACTCCAAGACAGCCAAGCCTGAGAGGGACTACGAAACAAAGGTGGAATCCCGTCGCTCTGTGAGCGCACACAG CTCCTCACCAATAGACAGACGTCTCTCACGTGACCTTGTTGTGGTTTCCCATTGGGAGGCGGGACACAAACCCAGCACCAGCCCTAAGAATAGTGCACCCTGGAGGAATCGGGCCCCCAAAAACAAGACAG AAAGCTCAGAATCTGATGGGAATTTAACACTGAATGAACGCTTTACCAAGCTACACAGTCCTGGCAGCTCTTCACAAGACCAGAAGGACAGACG gccCTCTGGAAGTTCAGAAAAATCTATGGGGAAGCCTGGTTCTTTTACG AGGCCTAATTTCCCCCCAGTTGGTGGAGTAAAAACAGGACCAGCCCCTGACGGAATTCCTAGGAAACCCTTGATG AGCTCTATAATTCCAAGACCACCCTTCATTCAGAAGCCCGTCTTCAAAAAGAGCCAAGGTATCATGTCAAAGTACAAGAACTTGCAGACCCTGCGGCATAAAGTGCCCCATCAGAGGCAAGCCACTAGCTATCGCCGGTGGTGA
- the slc25a15b gene encoding solute carrier family 25 member 15b: MAPHPVVQAVIDLSAGAIGGTACVLSGQPLDTAKVKMQTFPTLYRGFVHCFVSTYKQVGLRGLYQGTTPALMANIAENSVLFMSYGFCQEVVRFVSGQEKGAVLSDMQKACAGSVASVFSSLVLCPTELVKCRLQAMHEMATSGKIATSQNTVWSVVKSIMHNDGPAGFFLGLTTTIAREVPGYFCFFGAYELCRSLFADYMHCGKDDIGVAPIVFSGGCGGACLWLVVYPMDCVKSRIQVMSMTGKQAGFFKTFMHIFRTEGVRALYSGLTPTMIRTFPANGALFLGYEASRKLMMSHFDG, from the exons ATGGCACCACATCCAGTGGTTCAGGCGGTAATAGACCTCTCTGCTGGAGCTATAG GGGGCACAGCTTGTGTACTTAGCGGTCAACCATTGGACACGGCTAAAGTGAAAATGCAGACATTCCCCACTTTGTACAGAGGCTTTGTGCACTGCTTTGTTTCAACATACAAACAAGTGGGACTTCGAGGGCTGTATCAAGGTACCACTCCTGCCCTCATGGCTAACATCGCTGAGAACTCAGTGCTCTTCATGTCCTACGGTTTTTGCCAAGAAGTGGTGCGCTTCGTCTCTGGTCAAGAGAAAGGGGCTGTTCTGAG TGATATGCAGAAAGCATGTGCGGGCTCCGTCGCCTCTGTGTTCTCCTCTCTGGTGCTCTGTCCTACTGAACTGGTCAAGTGCAGACTGCAGGCAATGCATGAGATGGCCACTTCCGGCAAAATCGCCACCAGTCAAAA cACAGTTTGGTCTGTTGTAAAGTCCATCATGCATAACGATGGTCCTGCAGGGTTCTTCCTGGGTCTAACCACGACTATAGCCCGCGAGGTTCCTggatatttctgtttttttggaGCGTATGAACTCTGTCGTTCTCTCTTTGCTGACTACATGCACTGTGGCAAGGATGACATAG GTGTAGCCCCTATTGTGTTCAGTGGGGGTTGTGGTGGAGCTTGTCTCTGGCTGGTGGTATATCCGATGGACTGTGTTAAATCCAGGATACAGGTCATGTCAATGACAGGCAAACAGGCTGGTTTCTTTAAGACTTTCATGCATATCTTCAGAACGGAAG GTGTAAGAGCTCTATATTCTGGTTTGACTCCCACCATGATTCGGACATTTCCAGCCAACGGTGCTCTGTTTTTAGGTTATGAAGCCAGTCGCAAGCTGATGATGTCACACTTTGACGGCTGA